In Chitinophaga varians, the following are encoded in one genomic region:
- a CDS encoding efflux RND transporter periplasmic adaptor subunit: protein MKQRPSHIYVAVILLLAGFALASCGSKKAPAEKQTEAHDHQEAENTVTLTGEQFKTAGITFGAPEKRDISSAIKVNGLLDVPPQQAVSVSVPMGGFIRQTTMLQGMPVKKGQVLAVLENMDYIQLQQDYLDARSQLEYATTEYTRQQELSKENVNALKTVQQAKASYESLQARVKGLREKLTLININLAALEKGTIQRNISIYAPISGYVTQVNVNLGQFVNPADVLFRIVNTEHLHAELTVFEKDIPRLKIGQPVRFTLANETRQRTATVHLIGREISQERTVRVHCHLEEEDTQLLPGTYLQAMIEAGAANVQALPEAAVVNFENKAYVFVKDSTGNDSTFHFKMLEVQQGSSEQGYTEVTFPGGMPGKEIVVKGAYDLLAKMKNSGEEHGH, encoded by the coding sequence ATGAAACAACGTCCATCTCATATATACGTAGCTGTTATACTGTTGCTGGCAGGCTTTGCCCTGGCATCCTGCGGCAGCAAAAAAGCTCCTGCTGAAAAACAAACCGAAGCACATGATCATCAGGAAGCCGAAAATACCGTGACACTTACCGGTGAACAGTTCAAAACAGCGGGCATTACTTTCGGGGCGCCGGAGAAGCGCGACATCAGCAGTGCCATCAAAGTGAACGGACTGCTGGACGTACCGCCGCAGCAGGCTGTGAGCGTGTCTGTACCGATGGGTGGCTTTATCCGTCAAACGACCATGTTGCAGGGCATGCCCGTAAAAAAAGGCCAGGTGCTGGCGGTGCTGGAGAATATGGATTACATTCAGCTGCAGCAGGATTACCTCGATGCCCGCAGCCAACTGGAATACGCCACTACAGAATATACGCGTCAACAGGAACTGTCCAAAGAGAATGTGAATGCATTAAAAACCGTGCAGCAGGCCAAAGCCTCCTATGAGTCATTGCAGGCCAGGGTAAAAGGATTACGGGAAAAACTTACGCTCATCAACATTAATCTGGCAGCGCTGGAAAAAGGAACGATCCAGCGGAACATTAGTATATACGCACCTATCAGCGGATATGTTACACAGGTGAATGTGAACCTCGGGCAGTTTGTGAACCCGGCGGACGTGCTTTTCCGTATTGTTAACACAGAGCACCTGCATGCAGAGCTGACAGTATTTGAGAAAGATATTCCCCGGTTGAAGATCGGTCAGCCGGTACGGTTCACGCTCGCCAATGAAACGCGGCAACGTACCGCCACCGTACACCTGATCGGCCGCGAGATAAGCCAGGAGCGGACGGTGAGGGTACACTGCCACCTGGAAGAGGAAGATACGCAGCTGCTGCCAGGCACCTATCTGCAGGCCATGATAGAAGCCGGTGCGGCCAACGTACAGGCGTTACCGGAGGCGGCAGTGGTGAACTTCGAAAACAAAGCCTATGTGTTTGTGAAAGACTCCACCGGGAACGACAGCACTTTTCACTTCAAGATGCTGGAAGTACAGCAGGGGAGCAGTGAGCAGGGATATACAGAAGTTACCTTTCCGGGTGGTATGCCAGGCAAAGAGATTGTGGTTAAAGGGGCATATGACCTCCTGGCCAAAATGAAGAACAGTGGAGAAGAACACGGGCACTAA
- a CDS encoding TolC family protein: protein MNFRIIICLLFPIAAFSQSHPLTMEQAVQLALAQNKGLQSASSNVAYYRDLARTSGEVPKTDVSLQYGQYNSYVRNDNNFSVSQSIPFPTLFGAKKALGQAQTEKAVWQKAATQNDLVFQVKQVYVQLLFLREQRALLHSQDSLFTSFSRSAGLRYKTGESRLIEKTAAEVRVQEIRNLLRQNEADEAIFMARLQALLGSATPVTIAGTAIPEANAGMQEDSQAIADNPQLQFAKQNIVIAEKQKKVISNSILPDLTVGYFNQSLIGTGLNASGTPLATGGNRFQGFQVGLALPLWLGPMKARVRAEEKQQQAAGLFYDNSVMQLRSQYRQAVQEFVKLRNSLEYYTGNALPNADQLQQQTVKSFTLGDIGYAEYFLNLEKVMAVRQGFLQTRHDIKQAELYIAYLSGHQL, encoded by the coding sequence ATGAATTTCCGCATAATCATATGCCTGCTATTTCCCATAGCGGCATTTTCCCAATCACATCCGCTCACGATGGAACAGGCGGTGCAACTGGCCCTGGCCCAAAACAAAGGGCTGCAGTCAGCCTCCTCCAACGTGGCGTACTATAGAGACCTGGCCCGCACCAGCGGCGAAGTGCCCAAGACAGACGTGTCCCTGCAATACGGACAGTATAACAGCTATGTGCGTAATGACAACAACTTCAGCGTGTCGCAGAGCATTCCGTTTCCCACCTTGTTTGGGGCCAAGAAGGCACTGGGCCAGGCACAAACCGAGAAGGCAGTATGGCAGAAAGCAGCGACACAGAACGATCTGGTGTTCCAGGTAAAACAAGTATATGTGCAGTTGCTGTTCCTGCGCGAACAACGTGCTTTGCTTCACAGCCAGGACAGCCTGTTTACCAGCTTTTCGCGCAGCGCCGGCCTGCGCTATAAAACCGGTGAAAGCCGGCTGATAGAAAAGACAGCCGCTGAAGTGCGGGTCCAGGAAATACGCAACCTGCTGCGGCAGAACGAGGCAGATGAGGCCATTTTTATGGCCAGGCTGCAGGCTTTGCTGGGCAGCGCCACGCCGGTAACGATTGCAGGCACCGCCATTCCCGAGGCCAATGCAGGCATGCAGGAAGACTCCCAGGCCATAGCGGACAACCCGCAGTTGCAGTTTGCCAAACAGAACATTGTCATCGCAGAAAAACAGAAGAAAGTTATCAGTAACAGTATACTGCCGGACCTCACAGTCGGGTATTTTAACCAGTCACTGATAGGCACCGGGCTGAATGCTTCCGGTACACCGCTGGCCACCGGAGGCAACCGCTTTCAGGGTTTTCAGGTAGGATTGGCCCTGCCGCTGTGGCTCGGGCCTATGAAGGCGCGTGTAAGGGCCGAAGAAAAGCAGCAACAGGCTGCCGGGCTGTTTTATGACAACAGTGTGATGCAGCTGAGAAGCCAATACAGGCAGGCCGTGCAGGAGTTCGTGAAACTGCGCAACAGCCTGGAATACTATACCGGTAATGCGTTGCCTAATGCAGACCAGTTACAGCAACAAACCGTTAAATCCTTTACGCTGGGGGATATCGGCTATGCCGAATATTTCCTGAACCTGGAAAAGGTAATGGCCGTAAGACAAGGCTTTCTGCAAACACGACATGACATCAAACAAGCTGAATTATATATTGCTTACCTCAGTGGGCATCAACTTTAA
- a CDS encoding efflux RND transporter permease subunit, whose product MAWRGRHTLFLLHTNLFMLDKIIRFSIRNKLIVGILTLALVVWGIFSLTRLPVDAVPDITNNQVQVITLSPSLAAQEVERLITFPIEQTMAVIPELKEVRSISRFGLSVVTIVFHDDVDIYWARQQVNEKLGEAKSNIPPGIGMPEMSPISSGLGEIYQYVVHPAKGYEKKYDARELRTIQDWYVRRQLLGTPGIAEVNSFGGLLKQYEVALNPDKLRSYNLSISDVFTALQKNNENTGGAYIDKKPNAYFIRSEGLIGSTADIERIVVKNIPNGLPVLMRDIGTVQTGSANRYGALTRNADGEAVGGIVMMLKGRNSNEVVKAVKERVEQIRKTLPEGVVIEPFLDRSDFVGRAIGTVEKNLIEGALIVIFVLVLFLGNLRAGLIVASVIPLAMLFAIAMMQLFGVSGNLMSLGAIDFGLIVDGAVIIVEATLHHLAGRVQGKGAVKLTREEMDEEVYTSAIRIRSSAAFGEIIILIVYLPILALVGIEGKMFRPMAQTVSFAILGAFILSLTYVPMMSALFLNRRISDKPTIADRIMAFFHRIYDPVIRRALTRKGIVTSIAVALFGVALVLFGRMGGEFIPTLEEGDFAVETRLLTGSSLSETIDKVGKASGILMKKFPEVKEVIGKIGAAEIPTDPMPMEACDLTILLKPKKEWTSASSREELANKMQEALEAIPGVSFGFSQPIQLRFNELISGVRQDVGIKIFGEDLATLASLAQKIGGIVNRTDGARDLYVEQIGGLQQIVVSINRDRIAQYGLDIATVNEAINTAFAGQSAGLVYEGEKRFDLVVRLDQQSRRDISDVQGLYITTPSGNQVPLQQLATVEMATGPNQVQREDAKRRIIVGFNVRGRDIASVVKDIEAAIGKEVKLPTGYFIRYGGQFENLREANARLSIAVPIALLLIFALLYFTFNSVKQSLLIFTAIPMAAIGGVFALLLRGMPFSISAGVGFIALFGVAVLNGIVLIGEFNRLKKDGLTDLQEIVLQGTATRLRPVLMTAMVASLGFLPMALATSAGAEVQRPLATVVIGGLITSTLLTLLVLPCLYIYSEKIFQKRNT is encoded by the coding sequence ATGGCATGGCGCGGCCGCCATACCCTCTTTTTATTACATACCAACCTGTTTATGCTGGATAAGATCATTCGTTTCTCTATCAGAAACAAGCTTATTGTAGGGATACTCACGCTTGCACTGGTCGTGTGGGGTATCTTCTCACTGACACGGCTACCCGTAGATGCGGTGCCGGACATTACCAATAACCAGGTGCAGGTCATCACCCTGTCGCCTTCACTGGCGGCGCAGGAAGTAGAGCGCCTGATCACCTTTCCGATTGAACAGACCATGGCAGTGATACCGGAGCTGAAAGAAGTGCGTTCCATTTCCCGCTTCGGCCTTTCTGTGGTCACTATTGTATTTCATGATGATGTAGATATTTACTGGGCCCGTCAGCAGGTGAACGAGAAGCTGGGCGAGGCCAAATCCAATATCCCGCCGGGCATCGGCATGCCGGAGATGTCACCGATATCTTCCGGTCTGGGTGAAATTTACCAGTATGTTGTCCACCCTGCCAAAGGCTATGAAAAAAAGTACGATGCCCGTGAACTGCGTACGATACAGGACTGGTACGTGCGGCGGCAGCTGCTTGGTACGCCTGGCATCGCGGAGGTGAACAGCTTCGGCGGACTGCTGAAACAATATGAGGTGGCGCTCAACCCTGATAAACTGCGCAGCTACAACCTCAGCATCAGCGACGTGTTCACCGCATTGCAAAAGAACAACGAAAATACCGGCGGCGCCTATATCGATAAAAAGCCCAATGCCTACTTTATCCGTAGTGAAGGCTTAATAGGCAGCACAGCGGATATTGAGCGCATCGTGGTCAAAAATATCCCCAACGGGCTGCCGGTACTGATGCGCGATATCGGTACGGTACAAACCGGGAGCGCCAACCGCTACGGCGCCCTTACCCGTAATGCCGACGGGGAAGCGGTTGGCGGTATCGTCATGATGCTGAAAGGCAGGAACTCCAATGAAGTGGTAAAGGCCGTGAAGGAAAGGGTAGAGCAGATCCGCAAGACCCTGCCGGAAGGTGTGGTGATAGAGCCGTTCCTCGACCGCAGCGACTTTGTGGGCCGCGCCATTGGCACCGTGGAGAAAAACCTGATAGAGGGCGCGCTTATCGTGATTTTTGTGCTGGTGCTTTTCCTGGGCAATCTGCGGGCAGGCCTGATCGTGGCATCGGTGATACCGTTGGCCATGTTGTTTGCCATCGCCATGATGCAGTTGTTCGGCGTGTCGGGCAACCTGATGAGCCTGGGGGCCATTGATTTCGGGCTCATTGTGGACGGTGCGGTGATCATCGTGGAAGCCACGTTGCACCACCTTGCCGGTCGTGTGCAGGGCAAAGGGGCTGTGAAGCTCACCCGCGAAGAAATGGACGAAGAGGTGTATACCTCTGCCATCCGTATCCGTAGCTCGGCCGCTTTCGGGGAGATCATCATTCTCATTGTATATCTGCCCATCCTGGCGCTGGTAGGCATAGAAGGCAAGATGTTCCGTCCGATGGCGCAGACCGTGTCTTTCGCCATCCTGGGCGCCTTCATCCTGTCGCTCACCTATGTGCCGATGATGTCGGCGCTGTTCCTCAATCGCCGTATCTCTGACAAGCCTACTATCGCTGACAGGATCATGGCGTTCTTTCATCGTATATACGACCCCGTTATCCGCAGGGCACTTACCCGTAAAGGTATCGTGACCAGCATCGCCGTGGCGCTGTTTGGCGTGGCATTGGTACTTTTTGGCCGCATGGGCGGAGAGTTCATTCCCACACTGGAAGAAGGTGACTTTGCCGTGGAGACGAGGCTGCTCACCGGCAGTTCACTGTCGGAAACCATTGACAAGGTGGGCAAAGCGTCCGGCATCCTGATGAAAAAATTCCCGGAGGTAAAAGAAGTGATCGGTAAGATAGGCGCCGCGGAAATACCCACGGACCCTATGCCGATGGAAGCCTGCGACCTGACTATTCTACTCAAGCCCAAGAAAGAATGGACCAGCGCCTCCAGCCGGGAAGAACTGGCCAATAAAATGCAGGAAGCGCTGGAAGCCATACCCGGTGTGAGCTTTGGCTTCTCGCAGCCGATACAGCTTCGCTTCAATGAACTGATCTCCGGGGTACGGCAGGACGTCGGTATTAAGATATTCGGGGAAGACCTGGCCACACTGGCATCGCTCGCACAAAAAATCGGGGGCATTGTAAACCGCACTGATGGCGCGCGTGACCTGTACGTGGAACAGATTGGTGGGCTGCAACAGATTGTGGTATCGATCAACAGAGACAGGATCGCGCAGTACGGACTGGACATCGCCACCGTGAACGAAGCCATTAACACCGCTTTCGCGGGGCAGAGTGCAGGACTGGTATATGAAGGCGAAAAACGTTTTGACCTGGTGGTGAGGCTGGACCAGCAAAGCCGCCGGGATATCAGTGACGTGCAGGGGCTTTATATCACCACGCCTTCCGGCAACCAAGTGCCGCTGCAACAGCTGGCCACCGTAGAAATGGCCACCGGCCCTAACCAGGTACAGCGCGAAGATGCCAAACGGCGCATCATCGTAGGCTTCAACGTAAGAGGACGGGACATTGCCAGTGTGGTGAAAGATATAGAAGCCGCCATCGGCAAAGAAGTGAAACTGCCGACCGGTTATTTTATCCGCTATGGCGGCCAGTTTGAGAACCTGCGTGAAGCGAACGCGCGGTTATCCATTGCTGTGCCGATAGCATTGTTGCTCATCTTCGCGTTGCTGTACTTCACCTTTAATTCTGTAAAGCAGTCCCTGCTCATTTTTACGGCTATCCCCATGGCGGCCATCGGTGGCGTGTTTGCACTGTTGCTGCGTGGCATGCCCTTCAGCATCTCCGCAGGCGTAGGCTTTATTGCCTTGTTTGGCGTAGCGGTGCTCAACGGGATCGTACTGATAGGGGAGTTTAACCGGCTCAAAAAAGACGGTCTTACCGACCTGCAGGAAATTGTGCTGCAAGGCACCGCCACGCGTCTGCGGCCGGTACTGATGACAGCCATGGTGGCGTCGTTGGGCTTCCTGCCGATGGCGCTGGCCACCAGCGCGGGCGCGGAAGTACAGCGACCGTTGGCCACCGTGGTGATTGGCGGGTTGATCACCTCCACCTTGCTCACCCTGTTAGTATTGCCTTGTTTGTACATCTATTCTGAAAAAATATTCCAAAAGCGTAACACATGA
- a CDS encoding DUF6660 family protein, which translates to MKWLIYLLSLYILVLSCIPCNDAQAATVYQTAEITSADTHHHEAAADFCSPLCVCSCCNVQVTPAQIIHLSYIHRQVQVVFPVLPEAPLPLLYATIWQPPRL; encoded by the coding sequence ATGAAATGGTTGATATACCTGTTGAGCCTTTATATCCTGGTGTTGTCCTGCATCCCGTGCAACGACGCCCAGGCGGCGACTGTATATCAGACTGCTGAAATAACCTCCGCCGACACGCATCACCATGAGGCGGCAGCGGATTTTTGTTCCCCGCTGTGCGTATGCAGCTGCTGCAACGTACAGGTAACGCCCGCGCAGATCATCCATCTGTCATATATCCACCGTCAGGTACAGGTGGTATTCCCGGTATTACCGGAAGCACCGTTGCCATTGTTGTATGCCACTATCTGGCAGCCTCCCCGGTTATAA
- a CDS encoding LytR/AlgR family response regulator transcription factor codes for MNCLIVDDNKLARTAMKQLASHVEQLHVTGECSSAMEAYNLIQKEKIDLLLLDIEMPGMSGLELTRNLGKKRPVIIFTTVNKDYAVEAFELNVADYLIKPVSPARFIQAIEKAREIIDSNNREIQVSDTEFVFIRDNGILKKIRTEDILFLEAMGDYVKLYTAQKFHAIHTTLKALEEKLPANKFMRVHRSYMVALDKIESIEDGNIIIQKNAIPVADTYKAALNNKLNFL; via the coding sequence ATGAACTGCCTGATAGTAGACGATAACAAACTCGCGCGCACTGCCATGAAACAGCTGGCCAGCCATGTGGAACAGCTGCATGTCACCGGCGAATGCAGCAGCGCCATGGAGGCCTACAATCTTATCCAGAAGGAAAAAATAGACCTGCTGCTGCTCGACATCGAAATGCCGGGCATGAGCGGCCTTGAACTGACCCGCAACCTGGGCAAAAAAAGACCGGTCATCATTTTTACCACGGTCAACAAAGACTATGCAGTGGAGGCTTTCGAGCTGAACGTGGCCGATTATCTCATCAAACCGGTGAGCCCCGCCCGCTTTATCCAGGCCATCGAAAAAGCCCGGGAAATCATCGATAGCAACAACCGCGAAATCCAGGTGTCAGATACTGAATTCGTCTTCATCCGTGACAATGGCATCCTGAAAAAAATCAGGACAGAAGACATCCTCTTCCTCGAAGCCATGGGCGATTACGTGAAGCTGTACACTGCACAGAAATTTCACGCCATTCACACCACCCTCAAAGCACTGGAAGAAAAACTGCCGGCCAACAAGTTCATGCGCGTACACCGCTCCTATATGGTGGCGCTGGACAAAATAGAAAGCATCGAAGACGGCAATATTATCATTCAAAAGAACGCTATTCCGGTGGCTGATACCTACAAAGCAGCCCTCAACAATAAATTAAACTTTCTTTAA
- a CDS encoding response regulator, translating into MQPKRIKYYLLGLFITGMILFVVLQFNSAKNIRKLISGNEQLLQELNVKNEIQKLQTSLAKTDSKVRGAVISQDTTHVTGIEVEIAIIKSDLKEINKIVKNDSTEKLLTQLNYLVDEKNSFNLLILDTFYSSGKSAAEKMINNQRGKRLGEAITGILHQLDTTRQTEVNRTTRLIDTSGQKAQSWGTVLVLFACLTSLLAFLYITSRIHRQEQLIEALDESQRQEKNLAAVKDQFLANMSHEIRTPMNAVLGFTNLLQAQPLNEKSKEYVSAISDAGHNLLEIINDILDLSKIESGMMRIEATSFSLRGVLHSIDTLFHARAQEKHLQLNITAHEEVPDILYGDVMRLTQVLVNLTSNAIKFTAEGEVNVHVTRTWAEDKNVRLLFTVRDTGIGIEAAQLDSIFDRFNQAEASTTRKYGGTGLGLTIVKQLIELQNGFISVESTPGKGSTFKVELPYMLGEMMPENTETSYTEKDQLPIHPNIWLLVAEDNRMNQNLLRHLLSSWQLQYRVVNNGREALQALEKQVFDLVLMDIQMPEMDGYSAVAKIRKEMHSNIPVIAMTAHAMEGEREKCLQMGMSDYISKPIDENTLYRMIQVYTGKFGSRDMPPSGTHIPENGHSHLLNMQYLRDLSKGDKGFEKNMLQQFVTQLPEDLAMLKNAISINDPVSIRATAHNLKTTVSFTGLETHLYPILEQLEQTDENNYNADTANELFYTLKQLCLQAIQEAIDITI; encoded by the coding sequence ATGCAGCCGAAAAGAATAAAATATTACCTGCTAGGCCTGTTTATCACAGGGATGATTTTATTCGTGGTACTGCAATTCAATTCAGCCAAGAATATACGGAAACTCATATCCGGCAATGAACAGCTGCTGCAGGAGCTGAACGTGAAGAACGAGATCCAGAAACTGCAAACATCGCTCGCCAAAACCGACAGCAAAGTGCGGGGTGCCGTTATCTCTCAGGACACCACACATGTTACCGGTATTGAAGTGGAAATAGCCATCATCAAGTCCGACCTGAAGGAGATCAATAAAATCGTTAAAAACGACAGTACCGAGAAACTGCTTACCCAGCTCAATTACCTGGTAGACGAGAAAAACAGTTTTAACCTCCTCATCCTCGATACCTTCTACAGCAGCGGGAAAAGCGCCGCTGAAAAAATGATCAACAACCAGCGGGGCAAGAGGCTGGGAGAAGCCATCACCGGCATTCTTCACCAACTGGACACCACGCGGCAAACAGAAGTGAACCGCACCACCCGCCTTATCGATACCAGCGGCCAGAAAGCGCAGAGCTGGGGCACCGTGCTGGTGCTCTTTGCATGCCTTACCAGCCTGCTGGCCTTCCTGTATATCACCAGCCGTATCCACCGGCAGGAACAACTCATTGAAGCGCTCGATGAATCGCAGCGCCAGGAAAAAAACCTGGCCGCCGTAAAAGACCAGTTCCTGGCCAATATGAGCCATGAGATACGTACGCCTATGAATGCCGTGCTCGGCTTCACCAACTTGTTGCAGGCCCAGCCACTGAATGAAAAATCGAAAGAATATGTGAGCGCCATCTCCGATGCCGGTCACAACCTGCTCGAAATCATCAACGATATACTCGATCTCTCTAAAATAGAATCCGGTATGATGCGCATCGAGGCTACTTCTTTCAGCCTGCGCGGCGTACTGCATTCCATTGACACCCTCTTCCACGCCAGGGCACAGGAAAAACACCTGCAGCTGAACATCACTGCACACGAGGAAGTGCCGGACATCCTCTACGGTGATGTGATGCGCCTCACGCAGGTGCTGGTCAACCTTACCAGCAACGCCATTAAGTTCACCGCTGAAGGCGAAGTGAACGTACATGTGACCCGCACATGGGCAGAGGATAAAAATGTTCGTTTACTCTTCACCGTTAGAGACACAGGCATCGGCATTGAAGCGGCACAGCTGGACAGCATCTTCGACCGGTTTAACCAGGCAGAAGCTTCCACCACCCGCAAATACGGCGGTACCGGCCTGGGGCTGACCATCGTCAAACAGCTGATTGAGCTGCAAAACGGATTTATCTCGGTGGAAAGCACTCCCGGCAAAGGCTCCACGTTCAAAGTGGAACTGCCGTACATGCTGGGGGAAATGATGCCGGAGAATACAGAAACATCTTATACCGAAAAGGACCAACTGCCTATCCATCCCAATATATGGTTGCTGGTAGCAGAAGATAACCGCATGAACCAGAACCTGCTGCGCCATTTGCTCAGCAGCTGGCAACTGCAATACCGCGTGGTCAATAATGGCAGGGAGGCACTGCAGGCCCTCGAAAAACAAGTGTTCGACCTCGTGCTGATGGACATACAGATGCCGGAAATGGACGGCTATTCGGCCGTGGCCAAAATCCGGAAGGAAATGCATTCCAATATCCCCGTGATCGCCATGACGGCCCATGCCATGGAAGGCGAACGGGAAAAATGCCTGCAGATGGGCATGAGCGATTACATCTCCAAACCCATCGATGAGAATACCCTGTACCGCATGATCCAGGTATATACCGGCAAATTCGGTTCCCGGGACATGCCGCCGTCAGGCACGCACATACCTGAAAACGGACATTCCCATCTGCTCAACATGCAATACCTGCGGGACCTCTCCAAAGGTGATAAAGGCTTCGAAAAAAACATGTTGCAACAGTTCGTGACACAGTTGCCCGAAGACCTTGCCATGCTCAAAAACGCTATCAGTATCAACGATCCCGTGAGCATCCGGGCCACCGCCCACAACCTGAAGACAACAGTGTCTTTTACCGGGCTGGAAACACACCTCTACCCTATTCTCGAACAACTGGAACAGACCGACGAAAATAACTATAATGCAGATACGGCCAACGAACTGTTCTATACCCTGAAACAGCTGTGTTTACAGGCGATACAGGAGGCCATTGATATCACGATTTAA
- a CDS encoding acid-shock protein, with protein sequence MKKVIAAALVLSISAASFAQAPAAKPAKKEKAKTEAKAEAKPAADTTKKAHHEHKKAEAKPAAKKAA encoded by the coding sequence ATGAAAAAAGTTATCGCTGCTGCACTGGTACTGAGCATTTCTGCTGCTTCTTTCGCACAGGCTCCTGCTGCTAAACCTGCTAAAAAAGAAAAAGCTAAAACTGAAGCTAAAGCAGAAGCAAAACCAGCTGCTGACACAACTAAGAAAGCTCATCACGAACACAAAAAAGCTGAAGCTAAGCCTGCTGCAAAAAAAGCTGCTTAA
- a CDS encoding tetratricopeptide repeat protein, with protein sequence MKKLLVSLLFCTAGVSVMAQRAKVSSADENLKKQDLEKAKADIDAALQNDKTKNDAKTWLVNGKILEAMGTKQKSAGLALEAYNSFKKALEIDPKMKEAILEMSGPMFNVYATVANAGYGFLNEQKWDSSLVDFKHAFEIAEYYNSKNLGTTIPTDTALTFYTGYAANQANKKDDAFTYLKKAADLQFKGEPALYVVLGQLYEEKGDQANWLKTIEQGKALFPKDKRFNDMEMAFYSKTGKTNELLSMLEKKMADNPKDEAAVLDYAIRVDNLANPRDEKGNDAPKPANYEELIGKAEGAYKKVLELNANDATANFQLGALYFNKAVVYNKQLNELDSKQQTSPKAKELQGKVEGLMNQALPFFEKADAAFTAKASSLDAGDKQTYESCLYALQKIYAIKNQTAKVEEVKKKLEALK encoded by the coding sequence ATGAAAAAATTATTGGTATCTCTTCTCTTTTGTACGGCCGGCGTATCGGTGATGGCCCAAAGAGCAAAAGTAAGCAGCGCAGATGAGAACCTGAAGAAACAAGATCTGGAGAAAGCCAAGGCAGATATCGATGCAGCGTTACAGAACGACAAGACCAAAAACGACGCAAAGACCTGGCTGGTAAACGGCAAAATCCTCGAAGCAATGGGCACCAAACAAAAAAGCGCTGGTCTTGCCCTCGAAGCCTATAACTCTTTCAAAAAAGCACTGGAAATCGATCCTAAAATGAAAGAGGCTATCCTGGAGATGAGCGGCCCTATGTTCAATGTATACGCTACTGTGGCCAACGCCGGTTACGGTTTCCTCAACGAACAGAAATGGGATTCCTCCCTGGTGGATTTCAAACATGCGTTCGAAATCGCTGAATACTACAACAGCAAAAACCTGGGCACCACTATCCCTACCGATACCGCACTGACCTTCTACACCGGTTACGCAGCTAACCAGGCCAATAAGAAAGATGATGCTTTCACCTACCTGAAAAAAGCCGCTGACCTGCAGTTCAAAGGCGAACCTGCACTGTACGTAGTACTGGGCCAGCTGTATGAAGAAAAAGGCGACCAGGCCAACTGGCTCAAAACCATCGAACAAGGTAAAGCTTTATTCCCTAAGGATAAACGCTTCAACGATATGGAAATGGCTTTCTACAGCAAAACCGGTAAAACCAACGAATTACTGTCCATGCTGGAAAAGAAAATGGCCGACAACCCTAAAGACGAAGCCGCTGTACTGGACTACGCTATCCGTGTAGACAACCTCGCTAATCCCCGCGACGAAAAAGGTAACGACGCTCCCAAACCAGCTAACTACGAAGAGCTGATCGGTAAAGCTGAAGGCGCCTATAAAAAAGTACTGGAACTGAACGCTAACGACGCTACCGCCAACTTCCAGCTGGGTGCGCTGTACTTCAACAAGGCAGTTGTATACAACAAACAACTGAATGAACTGGACAGCAAACAACAGACTTCTCCTAAAGCAAAAGAACTGCAAGGTAAAGTAGAAGGCCTTATGAACCAGGCATTGCCTTTCTTCGAAAAAGCTGATGCCGCTTTCACTGCTAAAGCCAGCAGCCTCGACGCCGGTGACAAACAGACTTACGAAAGCTGCCTGTATGCCCTGCAGAAAATCTACGCTATCAAAAACCAGACTGCGAAAGTAGAAGAAGTGAAAAAGAAACTGGAAGCACTGAAATAG